A genomic window from Motacilla alba alba isolate MOTALB_02 unplaced genomic scaffold, Motacilla_alba_V1.0_pri HiC_scaffold_34, whole genome shotgun sequence includes:
- the LOC119696596 gene encoding LOW QUALITY PROTEIN: zinc finger protein CKR1-like (The sequence of the model RefSeq protein was modified relative to this genomic sequence to represent the inferred CDS: inserted 1 base in 1 codon) encodes MEPWVLLDPRQKALYLDVMHESYETLMSLAQGLVSEKAAEKGAPESSAGLGPHSSHSLEREKPLGSNRRKSKRPDKAVPPGAAKPGTLPRPGCAKPLRGKGPARERPFGCADCGKSFPWASHLERHRRVHTGERPFGCPECGETYSQSSHLRQHRRTHASDRPHKCGDCGKXLAAAAELAAHGRGHAADKPHKCGDCGKGFVWASHLERHRRVHTGEKPFECAECGEAFSQGSHLAKHRRSHTGERPHRCPACGKTFCQSSDLARHRRTHLGRKALRCGDCGKLFRAGPALARHQRCHRREHSHRCADCGKGFVWASHLERHRRVHTGERPFPCGSCGERFTQKAHLLQHRKTHSPERPYKCGDCGKRFGEAPLFLVHQRGHAAHKSYTCDDCGKGFAWASHLERHRRVHTGEKPFKCPECGEAFSQGSHLTKHRRSHLPKAAGPSPLARTRLAGDTPGARSSEDP; translated from the exons ctcaggggctgGTGAGTGAAAAAGCAGCGGAGAAAGGAGCCCCGGAGAGCAGCGCTGGTCTTGGACCGCACTCATCCCACAGCCTGGAGCGGGAGAAGCCCCTCGGCTCCAACAGGCGCAAATCCAAGCGCCCGGACAAAGCCGTGCCCCCCGGGGCCGCGAAACCTGGCACGCTCCCCAGACCGGGCTGCGCCAAACCCCTGCGCGGGAAAGGACCGGCCCGGGAGCGGCCGTTTGGCTGCGCCGACTGCGGCAAGAGCTTCCCGTGGGCCTCGCACCTGGAGCGGCACCGGCGCGTGCACACGGGCGAGCGGCCCTTCGGCTGCCCCGAGTGCGGCGAGACCTACAGCCAGAGCTCGCACCTGCGGCAGCACCGCCGCACCCACGCCAGCGACCGCCCGCACAAGTGCGGCGACTGCGGGA CGCTTGCCGCCGCGGCCGAGCTGGCGGCCCACGGCCGCGGCCACGCTGCCGACAAACCCCACAAGTGCGGGGACTGCGGGAAGGGCTTTGTGTGGGCGTCGCACCTGGAGCGGCACCGCCGCGTGCACACCGGCGAGAAGCCCTTCGAGTGCGCCGAGTGCGGCGAGGCTTTCAGCCAGGGCTCGCACCTCGCCAAGCACCGCCGCAGCCACACGGGCGAGCGGCCGCACCGCTGCCCGGCCTGCGGGAAGACCTTCTGCCAGAGCTCCGACCTGGCGCGGCACCGCCGCACGCACCTGGGCAGGAAGGCCCTGCGCTGCGGGGACTGCGGGAAGCTGTtccgggcggggccggcgctggCGCGGCACCAGCGGTGCCATCGCCGGGAGCACTCGCACCGCTGCGCCGACTGCGGGAAGGGCTTTGTGTGGGCGTCGCACCTGGAGCGGCACCGGCGCGTGCACACGGGCGAGCGGCCCTTCCCCTGCGGCAGCTGCGGCGAGCGCTTCACCCAGAAGGCGCATCTGCTGCAGCACCGCAAGACGCACTCGCCAGAGAGGCCCTACAAGTGCGGCGACTGCGGGAAGCGCTTTGGGGAAGCCCCCCTGTTCCTGGTGCACCAGCGTGGCCACGCTGCGCACAAGAGCTACACCTGTGACGACTGCGGGAAGGGCTTCGCCTGGGCGTCGCACCTGGAGCGGCACCGCCGCGTCCACACCGGCGAGAAGCCTTTCAAGTGCCCCGAGTGCGGCGAGGCTTTCAGCCAGGGCTCGCACCTCACCAAGCACCGCCGCAGCCACCTCCCCAAGGCCGCGGGGCCCTCGCCCCTCGCCAGGACACGGCTCGCTGGGGACACGCCCGGAGCTCGCAGCAGTGAGGACCCCTAA
- the LOC119696580 gene encoding zinc finger protein 345-like encodes MEQYVVLDPRQRALYRDVMQESYEMLMALEFPVSKPDLLSRLDHGEEATALDLHISQDTPAAEHEAGAGQEAPQEKPSEEKPKMVKEHPQLPASRSENHAANTCSECGKIFSHKSALVKHRKIHSGDRPHVCPDCGKGFIQRSDLAIHRRVHTGERPYGCPECGRRFSVSSSLLAHRRTHAPGATRSDRCPQCGRGFADAAALARHQKSHVGAKPFECGVCGKAFAWSSHLERHRRVHTGEKPFRCAECGRAFAWSSHLDRHMRTHATAVAPADEEGVEAEEEPPPAPRKCADCGKSLNHQTDPQRYKHKGTQTPLAGIGPAPRPHRCEHCGKRFSHSSDLLKHRRVHGSKRLHSCPDHPRRFRCGTALVKHRRGHEQPPNDADNATPATEEAAKPYPCEACGKSFGWVSHLERHRRVHTGEKPFRCGECGRGFAVSSHLERHRRVHTGERPFRCGDCGKSFAVSSTLLAHLRTHGAQPSRPHACPECGKGFSSSAGLERHQRLHRGEKPYQCGLCGKGFSWSSHYDRHRLTHTGEKPFSCAHCGKRFGRSSHRNRHQRAHAQRGLEERHVCPDCGKAFGLSKALAAHQRLHSAGTRSPPSLLLPAWWEGEQPGGTATAPELRPEEPGSALQKHPMPSSAVPRGWVAKALLPLTGAWRPGEGDTLQSDATAPPEPWVSLPPPSS; translated from the exons ATGGAGCAATACGTGGTGCTGGACCCGCGACAGAGAGCTCTGTATCGCGACGTGATGCAGGAGAGCTACGAGATGCTGATGGCACTGG aatTCCCCGTTTCCAAGCCTGACCTGCTGTCCCGCCTGGACCACGGGGAGGAAGCGACAGCCCTGGATCTCCACATATCCCAGGATACCCCGGCTGCAG AGCatgaagcaggagcagggcaggaagcacCTCAGGAAAAACCCTCTGAGGAAAAGCCCAAAATGGTCAAGGAGCACCCTCAGCTCCCCGCGAGCCGCAGCGAGAACCACGCCGCCAACACCTGCAGCGAGTGCGGAAAGATCTTCAGCCACAAATCAGCCCTGGTGAAGCACCGCAAAATCCACAGCGGCGACCGCCCGCACGTGTGTCCCGACTGCGGCAAGGGCTTCATCCAGCGCTCCGACCTCGCCATCCACCGCCGCGTGCACACGGGCGAGCGGCCCTACGGCTGCCCCGAGTGCGGGCGCCGCTTCAGCGTCAGCTCCTCGCTGCTCGCGCACCGGCGCACGCACGCGCCCGGCGCCACGCGCTCCGACCGCTGCCCGCAGTGCGGCCGCGGCTTCGCCGACGCCGCGGCGCTGGCCCGGCACCAGAAGAGCCACGTGGGCGCGAAGCCCTTCGAGTGCGGCGTGTGCGGCAAGGCCTTCGCCTGGAGCTCCCACCTGGAGCGGCACCGCCGCGTCCACACCGGCGAGAAGCCCTTCCGGTGCGCCGAGTGCGGGCGAGCCTTCGCCTGGAGCTCGCACCTTGATCGCCATATGCGCACCCACGCCACCGCCGTCGCCCCCGCGGATGAGGAGGGTGTGGAGGCAGAAGAGGAGCCACCGCCAGCCCCGCGGAAATGTGCCGATTGTGGGAAGAGCCTCAACCACCAGACGGACCCACAGCGCTACAAGCACAAGGGCACGCAGACCCCGCTGGCCGGCATTGGCCCCGCGCCGCGGCCCCACCGCTGCGAGCACTGTGGGAAGCGCTTCAGCCACAGCTCGGACCTGCTCAAGCACCGACGTGTGCACGGCTCCAAGCGGCTGCACTCCTGCCCGGACCACCCACGCCGCTTCCGCTGCGGCACGGCCCTGGTCAAGCATCGGCGTGGCCACGAGCAGCCGCCCAACGACGCTGACAACGCCACGCCAGCAACGGAGGAAGCAGCCAAACCGTACCCGTGCGAGGCGTGCGGGAAGAGCTTCGGCTGGGTGTCGCACTTGGAGCGTCACCGCCGCGTGCACACCGGGGAGAAGCCGTTCCGCTGCGGGGAGTGCGGGCGCGGCTTCGCCGTGAGCTCCCACCTGGAGCGGCACCGGCGAGTTCACACGGGCGAGCGACCCTTCCGCTGCGGTGACTGCGGCAAGAGCTTCGCCGTCAGCTCCACGCTGCTGGCACACCTGCGCACCCACGGCGCCCAGCCCAGCCGACCCCACGCCTGCCCCGAGTGCGGGAAGGGCTTCAGCTCTTCGGCCGGGCTGGAGCGGCACCAGCGGCTGCACCGCGGTGAGAAGCCATACCAGTGCGGGCTCTGCGGGAAGGGCTTCTCCTGGAGCTCCCACTACGACCGGCATCGGCTCACGCACACGGGGGAGAAGCCCTTCTCCTGCGCCCACTGCGGGAAGCGCTTCGGCCGCAGCTCCCACCGCAACCGGCACCAACGCGCCCACGCCCAGCGTGGCCTCGAGGAGCGCCATGTGTGCCCCGATTGTGGCAAAGCCTTCGGCCTCAGCAAGGCCCTGGCGGCCCATCAGCGCCTGCACAGTGCAGGCACCCGCAGCCCCCcgtccctgctgctgcccgcATGGTGGGAGGGTGAACAACCAGGGGGGACGGCCACAGCCCCTGAGCTCCGGCCTGaggagcctggctctgctttgcAGAAGCATCCCATGCCTtcctctgcagtgcccaggggcTGGGTGGCCAAAGCTCTCCTGCCCCTCACTGGGGCGTGGCGGCCTGGAGAGGGGGACACCCTGCAAAGCGATGCCACAGCCCCACCAGAGCCCTGGGtgtcccttcctcctcccagctcctga
- the LOC119696591 gene encoding E3 ubiquitin-protein ligase TRIM7-like: MEAPPAPPAAPPAPCSAARSLQDELTCPVCLEYFNDPVLVAECGHNFCRACVTQCWEDSARRLCCPQCREPVPQRLFRPNRSLGNIVHIVRQLGLPPGPAEPPPGPPAPAPPLPAAAPSGPPGPPRCPRHGEPLRLYCVQDRRAVCVVCHLSREHRAHTVLPAEEAAHAAEEVPQEHLSSLRKGREEAKAERERQSEELLKQTEVERQKIVAECKELRAFLEEKEQLLLSRLEELERDIGRRRDESVARLAEDIAQLDKLLAEQGGDSGTGSTPGEGVVPAGSSLESWMFLKPEPGFSELEKKLKSFSQKSAVLKEVLLEFKENLRFELENDTGELSLDPDTANPYLVLSEDKRSVRLRGAPQELPAHPKRFDYAFCVLASEGFSAGRHYWEVEVGDGESWVLGAARESVRRKEKVDFAPEEGIWAVGLNWKGKNWDQYQAFTSPETPLSLCERPRKIGVYLDYEGGWVAFYNADNMAPIFTFTAAFSERIFPFFWLFYVGSSLSLCN, translated from the exons ATGGAggcgccgcccgcgccgcccgccgcgccgcccgcgccctGCAGCGCCGCGCGGAGCCTGCAGGACGAGCTGACGTGCCCCGTGTGCCTGGAATACTTCAACGACCCGGTGCTGGTGGCCGAGTGCGGGCACAACTTCTGCCGCGCCTGCGTGACCCAGTGCTGGGAGGACTCGGCGCGGCGCCTCTGCTGCCCGCAGTGCCGCGAGCCGGTGCCGCAGCGCCTCTTCCGCCCCAACCGCTCCCTCGGCAACATCGTGCACATCGTCCgccagctggggctgccgccgggccccgccgagccgccgccggggccgcccgcccccgccccgccgctgcccgcggccgccccgtccggcccgccggggccgccgcgctgcccgcgcCACGGGGAGCCGCTGCGGCTCTACTGCGTGCAGGACCGGCGGGCCGTGTGTGTCGTGTGTCACCTGTCCCGCGAGCACCGCGCCCACACCGTGCTGCCCGCCGAGGAGGCGGCCCACGCCGCGGAG GAGGTGCCCCAGGAGCACCTGAGCTCCCTGAGGAAAGGGCGCGAGGAGGCCAAGGCTGAGCGGGAGCGGCAGAgcgaggagctgctg AAGCAGACGGAGGTGGAGAGGCAGAAGATCGTGGCTGAGTGCAAGGAGCTGCGGGCGttcctggaggagaaggagcagctcctgctctcccggctggaggagctggagcggGACATTGGGCGCCGCAGGGACGAGAGCGTGGCCCGGCTGGCTGAGGACATTGCCCAGCTGGAcaagctcctggcagagcagggcggggacagcgggacagggAGCACGCCTGGCGAG GGTGTCGTcccggctggcagcag CCTGGAGAGCTGGATGTTCCTCAAGCCTGAGCCGGGCTTTTCCGAGCTGGAGAAGAAGCTGAAGAGTTTTTCCCAGAAGAGCGCAGTGCTCAAGGAAGTGCTGCTGGAATTCAAAG AAAACCTGCGCTTTGAGCTGGAGAATGACACAG GTGAGCTCTCCCTGGACCCCGACACGGCCAACCCCTACCTGGTGCTGTCGGAGGACAAGCGGAGCGTGCGGCTGCGCGGGGccccccaggagctgccggCTCACCCCAAGCGCTTCGACTACGCCTTCTGCGTCCTGGCCTCCGAGGGCTTCTCTGCCGGCCGCCACTACTGGGAGGTGGAGGTGGGAGACGGGGAGAGCTGGGTGCTGGGCGCCGCCCGCGAGTCCGTGCGCCGCAAGGAGAAGGTCGACTTCGCCCCCGAGGAGGGGATTTGGGCAGTGGGGCTCAACTGGAAGGGCAAAAATTGGGATCAGTACCAGGCGTTCACCTCTCCCGAGACGCCGCTGTCCCTCTGCGAGCGGCCACGCAAGATCGGGGTGTACCTGGACTATGAGGGCGGGTGGGTGGCGTTTTACAACGCTGACAACATGGCTCCCATCTTCACCTTCACTGCCGCCTTCTCCGAGAGGATCTTCCCGTTTTTCTGGCTCTTTTATGTGGGCTCCTCGCTGTCCCTCTGCAACTGA
- the LOC119696589 gene encoding zinc finger protein 692-like isoform X2: MERGAAPETRSSAVPPADAPVCPQPRGGRPQAPECVRRQKRRELDARRSKCRIRIGGHLERWCRLKEQLGFALHSQLAQFLLDRYSSHGCTWSTGELERLQPAALQRLVVLSHGHGQECGFVPDIQLPAPGSTAAPLVWECVAGHRFSWGGSGGPSSPSCDPLKVAQGCSPSARRHSLRRAALGSAEAGEEGTARAPHGEGEMGHAGDTGGTAPQVPLEPGPVAAAGESAIPGDDAEPGAEPREEEEEEEDEDFAKGDDLAYTDDLRDENYHPSLDSDSEPQRRQSQAKARKKPIKEEQPLLEPPLPSSGPLEEKSGRVSCRRQPRASDKDVAQIGPKRIRKAAKREILLCDFEGCGKIFSNRQYLNHHQKYQHVHQKTFTCSEPTCGKSFNFKKHLKEHEKLHSDKRDYICEFCARSFRTSSNLIIHRRIHTGEKPLQCEICGFTCRQKASLNWHMRKHDADSFYQFPCDVCGKRFEKRDNVTAHKSKSHPRAPGGLPQPEGLPQPEGLQQQPEPPGPMEPLELLGAVLGTGGDTGRTPLDFGGGDVGQDPGVPQGQGMGDGGS, translated from the exons ATGGAGCGCGGAGCGGCACCGGAG ACTCGGAGCAGCGCCGTGCCCCCCGCTGACGCCCCCgtgtgcccccagccccgcggggGTCGCCCGCAGGCCCCGGAGTGCGTCCGGCGCCAGAAGCGCCGGGAGCTGGACGCGCGGCGCAGCAAGTGCCGCATCCGCATCGGGGGGCACCTGGAGCGCTGGTGCCGCCTCAAGGAGCAGCTCGGATTCGCCCTGCACTCCCAGCTGGCCCAGTTCCTCCTCGACAG GTACAGCTCTCATGGTTGCACCTGGAGCACAG gagagctggagcgGCTCCAGCCGGCGGCACTGCAGCGCCTGGTTGTGCTGTCCCACGGCCACGGCCAGGAGTGCGGCTTTGTGCCCGACATCCAGCTGCCGGCACCAGGCAGCACGGCAGCCCCGCTGGTTTGGGAGTGCGTGGCGGGCCACCGCTTCTCGTGGGGCGGCTCCGGGGgtcccagcagcccctcctgcGACCCGCTGAAGGtggcccagggctgcagcccctccgcGCGCCGGCACTCGCTCCGCAGGGCCGCGCTGGGCTCCGCcgaggcaggggaggagggaacgGCCAGGGCACCGCATGGCGAGGGGGAGATGGGACATGCTGGTGACACTGGTGGCACAG CCCCCCAGGTGCCACTGGAACCGGGGCCTGTGGCGGCAGCTGGCGAGAG CGCCATCCCGGGGGACGAcgcagagccaggagctgagccccgagaggaagaggaggaagaggaggacgAGGACTTTGCCAAGGGGGACGACCTGGCCTACACCGACGACCTGCGTGACGAGAACTACCACCCCTCCCTGGACAG CGACTCGGAGCCACAGCGGCGCCAGAGCCAAGCCAAGGCTCGCAAGAAGCCGATcaaggaggagcagcccctgctggagccgcccctgcccagctctggccccttGGAGGAGAAGAGCGGACGCGTCAG TTGCCGTCGGCAGCCACGGGCGAGTGACAAGGACGTGGCTCAGATCGGCCCCAAGAGGATCAG GAAGGCGGCAAAGCGTGAGATCCTCCTGTGCGACTTCGAAGGCTGTGGCAAAATCTTCTCCAACCGCCAGTACCTGAAC CACCACCAGAAGTACCAGCACGTGCACCAGAAAACCTTCACCTGCTCTGAGCCCACCTGTGGGAAATCCTTCAACTTCAAGAAGCACCTGAAGGAACACGAGAAGCTGCACAGTG ACAAGCGGGATTACATCTGTGAGTTCTGCGCGCGCTCCTTCCGCACCAGCAGCAATTTGATCATCCACAGACGGATCCACACCGGGGAGAAGCCGCTCCA GTGCGAGATCTGTGGCTTCACCTGCCGCCAGAAAGCCTCCCTGAACTGGCACATGAGGAAACACGACGCCGACTCCTTCTACCAATTCCCGTGCGACGTCTGCGGGAAGAGGTTCGAAAAGCGGGACAACGTCACGGCCCACAAGAGCAAGAGCCACCCCAGGGCGCCCGGGGGACTCCCCCAGCCCGaggggctcccccagcccgaggggctccagcagcagccagagcccccTGGGCCGAtggagcccctggagctgcttggggctgtcctggggactgggggggacacggggaggaCCCCACTGGATTTTGGCGGGGGGGATGTTGGGCAGGATCCAGGCGTGCCCCAAGGCCAGGGGATGGGCGACGGGGGGTCCTAA
- the LOC119696589 gene encoding zinc finger protein 692-like isoform X1, which translates to MERGAAPETRSSAVPPADAPVCPQPRGGRPQAPECVRRQKRRELDARRSKCRIRIGGHLERWCRLKEQLGFALHSQLAQFLLDRYSSHGCTWSTGELERLQPAALQRLVVLSHGHGQECGFVPDIQLPAPGSTAAPLVWECVAGHRFSWGGSGGPSSPSCDPLKVAQGCSPSARRHSLRRAALGSAEAGEEGTARAPHGEGEMGHAGDTGGTAPQVPLEPGPVAAAGESSAIPGDDAEPGAEPREEEEEEEDEDFAKGDDLAYTDDLRDENYHPSLDSDSEPQRRQSQAKARKKPIKEEQPLLEPPLPSSGPLEEKSGRVSCRRQPRASDKDVAQIGPKRIRKAAKREILLCDFEGCGKIFSNRQYLNHHQKYQHVHQKTFTCSEPTCGKSFNFKKHLKEHEKLHSDKRDYICEFCARSFRTSSNLIIHRRIHTGEKPLQCEICGFTCRQKASLNWHMRKHDADSFYQFPCDVCGKRFEKRDNVTAHKSKSHPRAPGGLPQPEGLPQPEGLQQQPEPPGPMEPLELLGAVLGTGGDTGRTPLDFGGGDVGQDPGVPQGQGMGDGGS; encoded by the exons ATGGAGCGCGGAGCGGCACCGGAG ACTCGGAGCAGCGCCGTGCCCCCCGCTGACGCCCCCgtgtgcccccagccccgcggggGTCGCCCGCAGGCCCCGGAGTGCGTCCGGCGCCAGAAGCGCCGGGAGCTGGACGCGCGGCGCAGCAAGTGCCGCATCCGCATCGGGGGGCACCTGGAGCGCTGGTGCCGCCTCAAGGAGCAGCTCGGATTCGCCCTGCACTCCCAGCTGGCCCAGTTCCTCCTCGACAG GTACAGCTCTCATGGTTGCACCTGGAGCACAG gagagctggagcgGCTCCAGCCGGCGGCACTGCAGCGCCTGGTTGTGCTGTCCCACGGCCACGGCCAGGAGTGCGGCTTTGTGCCCGACATCCAGCTGCCGGCACCAGGCAGCACGGCAGCCCCGCTGGTTTGGGAGTGCGTGGCGGGCCACCGCTTCTCGTGGGGCGGCTCCGGGGgtcccagcagcccctcctgcGACCCGCTGAAGGtggcccagggctgcagcccctccgcGCGCCGGCACTCGCTCCGCAGGGCCGCGCTGGGCTCCGCcgaggcaggggaggagggaacgGCCAGGGCACCGCATGGCGAGGGGGAGATGGGACATGCTGGTGACACTGGTGGCACAG CCCCCCAGGTGCCACTGGAACCGGGGCCTGTGGCGGCAGCTGGCGAGAG CAGCGCCATCCCGGGGGACGAcgcagagccaggagctgagccccgagaggaagaggaggaagaggaggacgAGGACTTTGCCAAGGGGGACGACCTGGCCTACACCGACGACCTGCGTGACGAGAACTACCACCCCTCCCTGGACAG CGACTCGGAGCCACAGCGGCGCCAGAGCCAAGCCAAGGCTCGCAAGAAGCCGATcaaggaggagcagcccctgctggagccgcccctgcccagctctggccccttGGAGGAGAAGAGCGGACGCGTCAG TTGCCGTCGGCAGCCACGGGCGAGTGACAAGGACGTGGCTCAGATCGGCCCCAAGAGGATCAG GAAGGCGGCAAAGCGTGAGATCCTCCTGTGCGACTTCGAAGGCTGTGGCAAAATCTTCTCCAACCGCCAGTACCTGAAC CACCACCAGAAGTACCAGCACGTGCACCAGAAAACCTTCACCTGCTCTGAGCCCACCTGTGGGAAATCCTTCAACTTCAAGAAGCACCTGAAGGAACACGAGAAGCTGCACAGTG ACAAGCGGGATTACATCTGTGAGTTCTGCGCGCGCTCCTTCCGCACCAGCAGCAATTTGATCATCCACAGACGGATCCACACCGGGGAGAAGCCGCTCCA GTGCGAGATCTGTGGCTTCACCTGCCGCCAGAAAGCCTCCCTGAACTGGCACATGAGGAAACACGACGCCGACTCCTTCTACCAATTCCCGTGCGACGTCTGCGGGAAGAGGTTCGAAAAGCGGGACAACGTCACGGCCCACAAGAGCAAGAGCCACCCCAGGGCGCCCGGGGGACTCCCCCAGCCCGaggggctcccccagcccgaggggctccagcagcagccagagcccccTGGGCCGAtggagcccctggagctgcttggggctgtcctggggactgggggggacacggggaggaCCCCACTGGATTTTGGCGGGGGGGATGTTGGGCAGGATCCAGGCGTGCCCCAAGGCCAGGGGATGGGCGACGGGGGGTCCTAA
- the LOC119696589 gene encoding zinc finger protein 692-like isoform X3, with amino-acid sequence MERGAAPEPRGGRPQAPECVRRQKRRELDARRSKCRIRIGGHLERWCRLKEQLGFALHSQLAQFLLDRYSSHGCTWSTGELERLQPAALQRLVVLSHGHGQECGFVPDIQLPAPGSTAAPLVWECVAGHRFSWGGSGGPSSPSCDPLKVAQGCSPSARRHSLRRAALGSAEAGEEGTARAPHGEGEMGHAGDTGGTAPQVPLEPGPVAAAGESSAIPGDDAEPGAEPREEEEEEEDEDFAKGDDLAYTDDLRDENYHPSLDSDSEPQRRQSQAKARKKPIKEEQPLLEPPLPSSGPLEEKSGRVSCRRQPRASDKDVAQIGPKRIRKAAKREILLCDFEGCGKIFSNRQYLNHHQKYQHVHQKTFTCSEPTCGKSFNFKKHLKEHEKLHSDKRDYICEFCARSFRTSSNLIIHRRIHTGEKPLQCEICGFTCRQKASLNWHMRKHDADSFYQFPCDVCGKRFEKRDNVTAHKSKSHPRAPGGLPQPEGLPQPEGLQQQPEPPGPMEPLELLGAVLGTGGDTGRTPLDFGGGDVGQDPGVPQGQGMGDGGS; translated from the exons ATGGAGCGCGGAGCGGCACCGGAG ccccgcggggGTCGCCCGCAGGCCCCGGAGTGCGTCCGGCGCCAGAAGCGCCGGGAGCTGGACGCGCGGCGCAGCAAGTGCCGCATCCGCATCGGGGGGCACCTGGAGCGCTGGTGCCGCCTCAAGGAGCAGCTCGGATTCGCCCTGCACTCCCAGCTGGCCCAGTTCCTCCTCGACAG GTACAGCTCTCATGGTTGCACCTGGAGCACAG gagagctggagcgGCTCCAGCCGGCGGCACTGCAGCGCCTGGTTGTGCTGTCCCACGGCCACGGCCAGGAGTGCGGCTTTGTGCCCGACATCCAGCTGCCGGCACCAGGCAGCACGGCAGCCCCGCTGGTTTGGGAGTGCGTGGCGGGCCACCGCTTCTCGTGGGGCGGCTCCGGGGgtcccagcagcccctcctgcGACCCGCTGAAGGtggcccagggctgcagcccctccgcGCGCCGGCACTCGCTCCGCAGGGCCGCGCTGGGCTCCGCcgaggcaggggaggagggaacgGCCAGGGCACCGCATGGCGAGGGGGAGATGGGACATGCTGGTGACACTGGTGGCACAG CCCCCCAGGTGCCACTGGAACCGGGGCCTGTGGCGGCAGCTGGCGAGAG CAGCGCCATCCCGGGGGACGAcgcagagccaggagctgagccccgagaggaagaggaggaagaggaggacgAGGACTTTGCCAAGGGGGACGACCTGGCCTACACCGACGACCTGCGTGACGAGAACTACCACCCCTCCCTGGACAG CGACTCGGAGCCACAGCGGCGCCAGAGCCAAGCCAAGGCTCGCAAGAAGCCGATcaaggaggagcagcccctgctggagccgcccctgcccagctctggccccttGGAGGAGAAGAGCGGACGCGTCAG TTGCCGTCGGCAGCCACGGGCGAGTGACAAGGACGTGGCTCAGATCGGCCCCAAGAGGATCAG GAAGGCGGCAAAGCGTGAGATCCTCCTGTGCGACTTCGAAGGCTGTGGCAAAATCTTCTCCAACCGCCAGTACCTGAAC CACCACCAGAAGTACCAGCACGTGCACCAGAAAACCTTCACCTGCTCTGAGCCCACCTGTGGGAAATCCTTCAACTTCAAGAAGCACCTGAAGGAACACGAGAAGCTGCACAGTG ACAAGCGGGATTACATCTGTGAGTTCTGCGCGCGCTCCTTCCGCACCAGCAGCAATTTGATCATCCACAGACGGATCCACACCGGGGAGAAGCCGCTCCA GTGCGAGATCTGTGGCTTCACCTGCCGCCAGAAAGCCTCCCTGAACTGGCACATGAGGAAACACGACGCCGACTCCTTCTACCAATTCCCGTGCGACGTCTGCGGGAAGAGGTTCGAAAAGCGGGACAACGTCACGGCCCACAAGAGCAAGAGCCACCCCAGGGCGCCCGGGGGACTCCCCCAGCCCGaggggctcccccagcccgaggggctccagcagcagccagagcccccTGGGCCGAtggagcccctggagctgcttggggctgtcctggggactgggggggacacggggaggaCCCCACTGGATTTTGGCGGGGGGGATGTTGGGCAGGATCCAGGCGTGCCCCAAGGCCAGGGGATGGGCGACGGGGGGTCCTAA